A region from the Lycium barbarum isolate Lr01 chromosome 8, ASM1917538v2, whole genome shotgun sequence genome encodes:
- the LOC132608220 gene encoding probable membrane-associated kinase regulator 4 — MANNFLPVYKDHLDEEDYIDIEVSPCSYFFSCPKSSPQNREFEFKMASNTNDKKSTTSPADELFYKGKLLLLHQKFLQTEPFQQDLEEETFCINFLITPIGSCNVSPAHSCRVSFELNHPNGHFFEWSSTEFTTGSSSMDNHNSPNKKVLSKKLNLIKYSLISQKLKASRAYLKSLFTKSSCSSGNSCSRKDMKLSKKQISFKNTYIGTRLNPIIERADGTRSFSAAETKWNSARKCLSSSSTNSSSTGGSFSSSNSSFNSNNDLYELNFTSEIEGSIEAAVAHCFAKKMDDVFVTLRFNHGDINEKVGAGEGSQTFGGSEGLGFEEAAGLDEPLGGTSVATAADDDNDSDLESESESEKSDNVVVEKVKKRNLIVMSMRRIGI, encoded by the exons ATGGCCAATAATTTTCTTCCAGTATACAAGGACCACTTAGATGAAGAAGACTACATAGACATTGAAGTGAGTCCTTGCTCTTACTTTTTTTCGTGTCCTAAATCTTCCCCTCAAAACAGAGAATTTGAGTTCAAAATGGCCTCAAATACCAATGATAAAAAATCCACAACTTCCCCTGCTGATGAACTTTTCTACAAAGGAAAACTCCTTCTACTTCACCAAAAATTCCTCCAAACAGAGCCCTTTCAACAAGATTTAGAAGAAGAAACCTTTTGCATAAACTTTTTGATCACCCCCATTGGTTCTTGCAATGTTTCCCCAGCACATTCTTGCCGTGTGAGTTTTGAACTTAATCATCCAAATGGGCACTTCTTTGAGTGGTCCAGTACTGAATTCACCACTGGTAGTAGCTCCATGGATAACCATAACAGTCCTAACAAGAAAGTTTTGTCTAAGAAGCTCAATCTTATTAAATATTCTTTAATTAGTCAAAAACTCAAAGCTTCAAGGGCATATCTGAAATCTCTGTTTACCAAATCTTCTTGTTCTAGTGGTAATAGCTGTTCTAGAAAGGACATGAAACTGTCCAAGAAACAAATCTCATTTAAAAATACTTATATTGGAACCCGATTAAATCCGATCATTGAGAGAGCTGATGGTACAAGGTCATTCTCAGCAGCAGAAACGAAGTGGAATTCTGCAAGAAAGTGTTTGTCTTCCTCTTCAACTAATTCATCCTCAACTGGTGGTTCTTTCTCATCATCTAATTCTTCCTTCAACTCCAATAATGACTTGTATGAGTTGAATTTCACCTCAGAGATTGAGGGTTCAATTGAGGCTGCTGTTGCTCATT gtTTTGCGAAGAAAATGGACGATGTGTTTGTGACTTTGAGGTTTAACCACGGAG ATATAAATGAAAAGGTTGGGGCAGGTGAGGGTAGTCAAACATTTGGGGGTAGTGAAGGCTTAGGGTTTGAAGAGGCTGCTGGTCTTGATGAACCCTTAGGTGGGACTTCAGTTGCTACTGCagctgatgatgataatgattctgACTTAGAAAGTGAGAGTGAATCTGAGAAGTCTGACAATGTAGTGGTAGAGAAGGTGAAGAAGAGGAATTTGATAGTGATGTCCATGAGGAGGATAGGAATCTAA